In Vigna angularis cultivar LongXiaoDou No.4 chromosome 8, ASM1680809v1, whole genome shotgun sequence, the DNA window cacctaaagtagactaacaATAAGTAATGTTAATATCCTAataagtctaaagtagtgaaatgaaagTAGGAAACTACTCAAATTAGAACAACTACCTTAAACTCAATGTTTGAGTacttagaacctaaaaaagtctaCTAAAACCTCAAAAGGTCTACTAGAAATGCACTAGACTGGTCAAATTTTACAaagttgataacagttgaaaaactgttatttttactcttaattttgaccttaaagacaacctttatgatttagaaactagcttctaatcatgcttttgcttatgttttggaaataagatgGTTTCCcttgtttttgtaggttttaagatgaattgaatggaagaagtgaagtagccataagttggagtcagaaaaggaagaaaaagtgcataaaagaagagtcgcaagtaccgctcagcagaaattaccactgagcggcactctaaagacccgcagtcaccgctgaggggcaaaactacaactgagcgtcaaatagaagaatcgcacttaccgctgagcggaaattaccgttgagcggccttttaatgggccttgggccacttttctgtaatctttaagagtctatataaggttttagtcgacctagggttagtatcttttggcagaacgaagcaaaatcacactttcttcaccccttggaggaggattttggatgctcaagctccactcttcaaattctagggttttatatttcattctttcattatttttcatctagtttcaccatgattatggtaaactaaacctttattgttgttggggaatcaatgtaatcctttgaaactctcatgtattgaattggttctttaattcatatgctttctttcattaattgttagggtttttcttctatactctatgcatgctttgtttaactcattcaattgcatgatcattgattttatttttatggacacatatagataaatctagacatgaagaaattctcccaatagtaatattgcctagacatagggataggaggattggttgcctttaagcttctgtgcgaatgtaatgcatgaataattgctagggagacaagacattgtaaactagtgattaggagtaggctttcttcaccaagacattggctttaaggtaaattagaaagtgacattaacattaatgaagaagatgaattcttgaatacatgagagtggataggatgaattgacaacccccaacaacattatcatcatatatttcaatcacgttttgcttcttttgatccaattgatcaacacatgcattcatatttacttttcggtATTTGCATATAAACCTACAAGAATTTGTTTTataagtcttatttaatcaacaaatcacataattgtttaggccgtgagtcctttgggaaaggatacttggtcttaccatttaatattacttgatacgattcggttacacttgtcgagggttaacaaAAGTGCACTAAACTAGCCTAAGAAACTTCAAAGAAAttgtcctaacaagtttagaatTGTAAAACAATGCTAATTAGaaactcacactacaaaaacaacctagaactcaaaatatgacaccctagaacctaaaactagttactaaaatagggtaaaagtggTCATAATGCATAGTGTATTAAAGTACTAAGCAAAACATTAAAACAACTATCTacacaagttttaaaacataaaagaaagataaaaatgagggcacaattcaaaaatacaaagaaatacaAGATTTGACTATTTTTGGACCTAAAATTACACTACAACATGGTAAATGTGGTAAGAATGAAGATGTGCAATCTATAAAAGACACCTAAAAGTATTTACACAAGTTGTTACCTCCTAGAAATGACTATGAATGGATTAAAGAATTGATTCCTAACACAATTTCTTGAAATCACAACTAAAACCTCAGAAGGTCTACTAGAAATGCACTAGAATGGTCAAATTTTGCAAACTACACTAAACTAGCCTAAGAAACTTCAAAGAAACTGTTCTAACATGTTTAGAATGGTAAAACAATGCTAATTAGATACtcaaactacaaaaaaaaaccTAGAACTCAAAATATTACACCCTAGAACCTAAAACTAGTTATAGAATAGGCTAAAAGTGGTCATAATGCATAGTGTATTAAAGTACTAaccaaaacagtaaaaaaattatctacacaagttttaaaacataaaagaaagataaaaatgaggTCATAAttcgaaaatacaaagaaatacaAGATTTGACTATTGAGGACCTAAAATTAcactacttaaaacctaaaaagtgtactaaataggtgacaaTTTCGAAATTGACCTAAAGAAACCTAAGACTGTGTTTTGTTCTTATCCTAACAAGTTAAAAGTACTTAAATAAAGCTAAGAAAAACGTCAAATTGGATCAAGTGGGctaaatctcaaaatttggctacttaaacctaaaaagtgtactaaataggtgagaaaatgggaattcacctaaagtaTCCTAAGAATGTGTAATCTTGTCCTATCaagtttaaagtacttaaatgaagctaagaaagatgtcaaattgGAACAAGTTGctaaatctcaaaatttggctacttgaaacctaaaaaagtgtactaaataggtgagaaaATGGGAATTGACCTAAAGTAATCTAAGAGTGTGTATTctacacatcctaacaagtttaaagttgttaaatgaagctaagaaacatgtcaaaatagatgaagtAGCTAAATCTCAAAGTTTGCCTACCTGAAACCTAAAAAAGTAGATGAAGTAGCTTAAAATCATTACTCAAACCTAAAAAAAGGTGTACTACAATTGCATACTGCACTAAACTAGGAAAAGAAACTATCCGCTCAgtttaggacgagagtgagagttcacgaagaacgTTCCGCACCGGTCGATTATTTGACCTAGGAATTCGTTTTGGAACTACCTAGTGGACGAGAGTGTCAGTCCTTGGGGACGTCCAACACCGCTTAgtttaggacgagagtgagagtgagTTTTCGTGAAGAACGTTCCTCACCACTCGGTTTTTCTACCTAAGAATTTgttttggaacttcctagtgGACGAGAGTGTCAGTCCTCGGGGACATCAaacaccgctcggtttaggatgAGAGTGAGAGTTCGCGAAGAACATTCCTCACCGCTCGGTTTTTCGACCTAGGAGTTTGTTTTGGAACTTCCTGGTGGATGAGAGTGTCAATCCTCAAGAACGTCAaacaccgctcggtttaggacgagagtgagagttcgcgaagaacgttcctcaccgctCGATTTTTCGACCTAGGAGTtcgttttggaacttcctagtgGACGAAAGTGTCCCTTGGTTTTGTGGAGTGGCCCGAACGGTAAGTTCCCGATTTGCCTAGTGATTCTTGTGCATGATCCTATCATCTGCACTGTGAGGCCATGGAtggccgagcagttgaggccgaatggccaatAACTTTGAAGCCGAAAGGCTGATCATGTATGATTTAAAGGGAACCATCCGACTTTATTCATACCAAAAGTTTAAACACGTAAGTCTTGTCAAAAGAATCTAATCGAAATAAAACATAACTTCAAAATTCAACTAAAGTAAACTTGAGATGAGTCGCATTCCCAGTGTTAGGAAGGACTTTTCATTATATCTTCTAGTCAATACGCCCCCGAATTGTTCGGTCAGAGCTATGACTGCAGCTGCGACTTCGCCTATATTTCCGCTCCTCCTTTCTACAGGGTCGTTCGGTACTTCATTGTGGAGACCTTGATGATCTTCTTATCCGTGGTATGTCCAAGGTTCTGATGGTTTTGGCAGTGCCTTCCTCCATCGGCATTTTTAGGTGAATGAAGTTTCCTAACCAAAAGAAGTTCAGTACTAAGAGCTTCCTCGAGGATTTTTGCTCTGGGTGCATTAATAGCTGTGTAATGACGAAACTCAGGCATTCGGGGCAAATCCTTTGGTCGAGACCCTCCTCCCCTGTCGTTGTCGCTGAACGTTTGTTTGTTGTCCCTTCTCTTTCCACCTACATCATCTTCATGTTGTTGATTTCTTTGTGAGATTCGCATTTCCTCCATACAGATGAATTCAGCTGCTCTTTCCTGAAGTTCATCCATTGTTTTTGGTGGTCGCGCATATAATTTTTCAGCAAAATATCCTGGCCTTAGGCATGAAGGCAGGTTGCTGATGATAAAAGTGTGATTAACATCTTTAACTCGTCGTGCGACTTCAttataccttttcataaaggcTTTCAAAGTTTCGTCCTTTTCTTGTTTGGTGTTAACCAATTCCTTGGGTGTTATCtctgataagtgtgaaaaaacAGATGTTTTGACACTTATAAAGGatctcaattttgtaattattcatgttattactcagtgaaaagtcgtaataggaagtagattgtgttgtaaattattgtacaggaaaggATGTATAATTGGAACTCTGTCAGCCAGTTCTCGCATAGCGCAAGCCAAAACTCGCACTGCCAGGATATataaattcgcatagcgcaccatcacatgtgcgctatgcgaataaCGTCAGTTGAGAGGCAGCAATTAAgtgaaattcgcatagcgcacacacacatgtgcgctatgcgaattaatgaagttattGGTTTTtaaagacgtgacagaaaggcAAAAGGATGCTCTGACacgaaaatagaaaaaaaagactGGAGAACTGCTCTGGAGAACGAGGAGACCTCTCTGAAGACATCAAGACTGCACATCATGCAAGGAATTACGGAAATGAGTATGTTTGTgatgtctaggataggctaaaCTTTCATTCGTTGGAATTGACTGTAATGGCTGacatttgatgtaatatttcatgttcaatataaattgtgttcatatgcttttcttgtttactttttattttattttacggaagtaaaatatacttgtttttatattcaaattgtaCTGGGAAGTAAATTTGAGTATTGACGCAAGAAAAGCAACCAGAAGGAGAGATGCTAGGAATAGTTTCAATTCTCCTGGTCATCAATAACATCAGTCTTAATGcaaagtttatgtttaattacttaaggaattaataattgaacataattctttagaacttgttttaaggaattaaaccaagatactgTGATGTTGATGTTTGAACGCAAGTTATATTGCTCAGAATAGTTACTGTAATGTGGTCATGAAGTCAATTCCAATGaagctttctttaaattttaatttcaattttaaattgtcaTCTAGTTTGAAACTATTAattcacttatattttgttgttcaattgattttgataaataaattttaattgaataacgtaACACAAATTCCCTGAGGAGAACGATACTTTACTtatcactgtattacttgtaacgatttggtatacttgccaaaaagttatcaagttTGTCTCCGATTGGTTGCGAATTGTCTCCTATGAGGGTCTCTATAGTggcgaagcaatccactgtgtTGGGAGGAAGAGTGGTATACCATTCCAATGCCTTTTCCTTGAGTGATAATGAGAAGGCTCTACACATGACCAGGTCGTTGTTTGTATAGAATGCCATTGCGTTACCGAACGTCCTTAGGTGATTGTCCGGATCAATTGAACCATCATACTTATCCAATGCGGGAGGAGTTTTTTCTGGCATTGGAGTTTGCATGATGGTAGCCGTAAAAGGGAGTAAACTGGTAGGCCGAACAGTATAGGGGTGTTGGTTCCCTTCTACCTCGACCGTTCGTGTTGGTGTGATTATGGGTTGCTTCATTGTCATTCTCTCGATTTGATGCGGACCGCTCAGGAGGGACCAGTTTGGCCCTTAGCGCCGCAATCTCCTCTGCATGCCTCCGTTGCATCTCTTGTTCTGCTTGCGCCTACGCTTATATGGTCTACGTCTGTGCTTCAATCTGGACTTGTAACTCTTTGATTAGATCTCTGGTGCTCTGCTCTTCCATGTTTCTTATGGTCACCATTTGGGCTTCTTCTACTTGCTCTCGGCCCCACgatacttataaatataaggttaACGTAAAAAAGCTAGGAACGTTCGACTAGAtctcaaatactcaattgtgataaacaattcactaaacTACCCCTAACTTTAGCATCaaagtgccttttgcaggtacttccccccccccccccctccccctcCCCCGGTTAAGAGTACAATCGAGCGATACAGGCAACTTAGGCATCAGAAGACAGAAAGATTACGTCAGAAAAGTACATCTCTCAGCTCCACACGTATCCCTACCAAAATActaaagaacaaataaaaataataaaaatgaatcgAAACGATGAAGCGTGTTTAATTAGATGAAATTAGATATCcatttattgaaatataatacattatttgaaaaagtaacttaaatatatgaatgatcTTGAATATTTATCCTTATAGTTATATCCATTtaatacttaataaattataaatattttcgtaatttaaaacaaaaacaaatatttgacgaatataaatagatattattCTCATTTcgtaatattatatatacttataataATATCCTAGTAATACAAATAATTGTCGTTAAAGACAATAATTGAGTCAATATCGACATTTTCAGATTTATGTGTTATGATAAGTATAAGTACGATTATAGccaaaagtaattttaattaaagcaTAATATTAAAAGCATACCAAAATTTGTGTTTATATTTTGACCATACAAAAGGGGAGTAAATGAACTGGCAGGAGCCAACCATCGATCGCTCTTATAGACCGAAAACAATCCCATACCAATCTTTGAAAATTTCGAACTATTTTCAATATGAATTAAATACTCATTCCTCTAAAAATATCTCCCTAATCagtaacttttttttgtcaGAATAGATAACTACAAAATAATCTCCAAGTTTTCATTCAAACGAGAAGTAATTAGAATGAAAATGAATCGCATAACTAAAGGGTAAGAACCACATGATTTATTACATGACTGTTTggatttaataaatatttagatatGTAGTGTAAGTTAAGGTCTGTatcatttatatactttaaattaattttgtaaggaTTGATCTCATAATAACAGCGAATGGAACaatatgtttaacaaataacaaatattaaaatagattctaatatgattataatatcatgtaaaaaattaaattttaaacttaattcaattcTACAAAATCGTCTAATAAGATGAGTTttgcattcatttatatattttaaattaatttcttatttttagtttatataagaCTTACAACCAGAtctaacattaatttaaattttattttaaaatttataaataaagatttgaGATATTATGGAAAATGAATTACATTTGAAACGTATTTACTATTTGATTGTCGAATTTCGTTGATTTTAGAATCGAAATAACTTTCTAATATAACCAAACGAAATTAAAATCAAACGGTAAGAGAAGTTAAACGAACGAAATTTATTGCCATCTTCTGCAAAggtaaagaaaaaggaaaaagaaaatcaaggaaATGCAGAAAGAGTCATGTGAATGgtataaaaagtaagaaaaaataaactaagctaaaataaaatctgaaagCCATGTTGTGTTCTTTTTCTCTGGTAAAGGGcatataaacaataataatattattggtTGATAAAGTCCATCACGTTGAAGCACGTTGTGGGGTCACTAAAAATAAATGGAATTCTTGAATTCAGAgtacaaaataagaaaaacgaAAGGCAACTTTATCAGTTTCTCCTCTTCCACATGTAATTggaaaattatttgatatttacactgagaaaataaaacagaaaaaccGACTCAATAACTCATTGTAAATTGTACTAGCATGTTATTCATCGGCAAGTCACTTCATTACCCACACTATtgcaaaatggtccctaataaaaattcaaataattggTCATCATAAAGCCTTAGAAGGTTGTTAGCCATCAAAATATTCATTCTATTTATTATGTTAGGTCGAATATAACTGAATTTGTCACCGGTTACTTCCATTTCATAAATAGACTTTGCCTATGCATAGTGACCTATATCTAACAAAAAAAcccattaattcatcattatcaacaaattaggttcaaattattattttcataaccAAGCTTCAAACTCTACTTTCTCACACCACGTGCTCTCATCATCACCCAAATTTCCTCCAATTTATTATCCAAACTATATATATGTGCGCTTACATTACaccatttcatttttataacatcgtataatctttaaactaattaaattatgaatccatatagtttttttaactactatattttaattaatttatgaagaATTGGTTGAGAATATGTAAAAATGTGAAActaatgttaaataaaattttgaaggattaaaaaaaatgctttcCACGGTCACATATATTGGAAAAGTCTTTAAAATCGGAATCCCCTTGATAGAATGAGTTCCACGAATTTATTAGAAGGCAATGATAATTGATATCAACCCTAGGGGCAAATTAGTAATTCCACAACGGCATTTGTGAAAACGGCCACTGAAATCCAAAATCCGCAAACGCAAAAGCTGACCTACAACAATGGGCCACAACTTATTATCTCCATCGTCGCTTCTGCGGTCTATTTCCCACTACAACTGttaatttcctttttctaaaatatttatcgcaaaaaacaaaaataaaaaaataaaaatctttacgttttttttatatatttttttctataatcatatatataatatctcatACTTTattactttcatttttcttttcctggCACTTACGTGTGACACACAGATACGAGAACAAAGCGACTTTTCTgtcgtttttatttttaacccaataaaaaaaaagtgaagattCCATGTCCTAATAATGAAcgagtttaatttatttattatattatatatattgtccgaaaatgtaattttattaaacatataatgaaaaattactttttttttatgatattaacAAAGTGGCACTATTCATCAAATATCTGTTTTAAAAGATTTCATAGGTGTGTATTAATTAAactcataataaaattaaaaagataaacaacACCCATGTACATCACATGGAATGAAAGTTGCTTCACCTTAATtaaagtctattttttttttctctgctacgaaatagaaataaattaaactccacaaaataaataaacatataataaccTCAAGCATCCCATACTCATAAAAACCCTTATATAGTATTCACCTTGTCTtctataattcatttttttgcTCTAGCTGTAATTGCATAGGGACACAATATCTCTGTAGCTATATGCAGCTAGGAGACTCAAGTGTGTTGGAGATCTCCTCCCATAGCGAGCCCGAGATGGCggtggcggcggcggcggaAGGAGCGGCTCACGGCGGCGAGGATGACGGTGGTGATGATGAGATGATTGGGGTGGATGTGGATGGAAATTCAGTTGAAGGAAATGAAGGTAATAAGATGAGCTTTGGAGGGAACCGGTGGCCCCGCCAAGAAACTTTGGCTCTCTTGAAGATAAGGTCGGATATGGATGCAGTGTTTCGTGATTCAAGTCTTAAAGGTCCACTATGGGAAGAAGTTTCAAGGTagataaaactatatataataaatatactttatatatatatatatatataactcaatTTCAATACATCTTTTCTCTCTATTcatctctttcatttttttctttttcaagtcacttcattctttctttcattgCTTCTGAAGAGACTACAAAGTTCAATATATCCCTACAGATCATGCATGCAGATCTGTGAATTGGTTTTCAATTGGCAGTTCAATCAATTAAATATCACTTCCTTTTATTCCAAAACTTTTGTATATTCGAACTGTcgagattttttattttctttcatgcaCCAAATCGTATCCCAGTATCAGTGAGATAGTAAATACTCTATATGAACTTGGTCTGCATAATTGACCTCAGTTTTTCATATCTAAGTTTCAGGTTTTGTTTAAAGGTAAAGGCATCTGTAAAATGGATCCGTGTTTGAAATGAATCATTCTGTGATTTGCTCTAGCTTTTAGGTCACTCTTCAATCAATCTAGTTTTTTTGTCTTATTTGTTAGATTCATTTAGGTAATATTGAACCATCTCTTCTGTTGTTAATTTAGTACATCGAGGCAAGTACATTTCGTTGTCTGAGATTCTACCTTGTTTATTTGAAAGCAtttgttcattatttttattatttatatatgattttatttatccgaagcatttttttttgtattggataatgttgaattttggtttttctttctctttctacaTATATCTGTGTCTAATTTTATGCATAAATGAATGCACGCAGGAAACTGGCGGGGCTTGGATATCATCGAAATGCAAAGAAATGCAAGGAAAAGTTTGAGAACGTGTACAAGTACAACAAGAGaaccaaagaaaacaaaagtggGAAATCACATGGAAAAACCTATAAATTCTTTGATCAATTACAAGCCCTTGAGAATCATCAGTTCACGATCTCTTACCCAACAAAGCCACAACCTACTTTGGCAACAACAAACACATTGACGTTGCCAGCTAGACAAAGTGATCATGGTAACAACAATGTTATCTCTTACGTCACACCTTTTCCTTCCACAAACCCTACACACATTTCTCCTTCACCACAAACCAATACCGACACCAACACAAACACCACCACAGTATCCACAACCAACCCTAGAGACACATCACCACCACAAACCACCACCGCCAACAACACCAACAACGACAATGTCACGTATTCTTTGCCAAACATGAACACCCCTTTctcaaccaccaccaccacctccacctCTTCTTCCACAGCATCTGATGAAGACTTGGAAGAGAGGTACCGGAGGAAGAGAAAGTGGAAGGACTACTTCAGGAGGCTCACTAGGAAGGTCCTCTTGAAGCAAGAGGAAATGCAGAAGAAGTTCTTGGAAGCCATGGACAAAAGGGAGAGGGAAAGAGTGGCGCAACAAGACAATTGGAGGATCCAAGAAATGGCAAGGATTAACAGGGAACATGAGATTCTTGTTCAGGAGAGATCAACAGCAGCAGCCAAAGATGCTGCAGTCATTGCATTATTGCAGAAGATGTACGGCCAGCAAAACACCACACAACATGTTCAAGTACAGCCACCAGAACAACAGAATCAAACAACGCTACAATCACAGCTTCCAACACCAATGCCAAACAATAACTTtgagatcaagaaattgaataaTGGTCATCACAGTGCTACCAGTACTAGCACTGTCACTACTTCTCCCGcgacttcttcttcttctagaTGGCCAAAGGCTGAAGTTCATGCTTTGATAAGGTTGAGGACAAGTCTGGACACCAAGTATCAAGAAAATGGACCAAAAGCTCCATTGTGGGAAGATATATCGATCGCAATGCAGAGGCTTGGTTACAACCGGAGTGCAAAGAGATGCAAGGAAAAGTGGGAGAACATCAACAAGTACTTCAAAAAAATGAGGGACAATAACAAAGAAAGGCGTGAAAATAGCAAAACATGTCCTTATTTTCACGAGCTTGATGCTATATACAAGGAAAGGAGCTTATCCCAGAACCCCTTTGGCGTGTTCCAGAACATGAAGCCGAAcgagatgatgatgatggagcCATTGATGGTGCAACCGGAGCAGCAATGGAGGCCTCCACCTCAATCGTTGGAAGAGGGTATAGAGAAGAACTCTAGCGATgaatatgaagaaaaagaagaagaaaacgatggtgatgatgatgatcacgttggtgttgaagaagatgaagatggtgtgGAAGATGAAGCGTGTGAGACTGGGACAAATGATTAAACTGCTTCAGTGGACACAGTTGAAGGAGACAAGATAAAGAATTTTCTGAATGGAGAAATATTACGTGTTTGTTCAATGTACTTTTACTTATAgcctttattttttatcattttttttgaaACTTGAAAATGTGATTACTTATTGAGGAAACAATTCTTGGGTATAGtgattcaatttatatttttctgatGGGGTTGTAACATGTTACTGATAAGAAACAGAAATTGTCATAGATT includes these proteins:
- the LOC108344267 gene encoding uncharacterized protein LOC108344267; this encodes MAFYTNNDLVMCRAFSLSLKEKALEWYTTLPPNTVDCFATIETLIGDNSQPIGDKLDNFLAKITPKELVNTKQEKDETLKAFMKRYNEVARRVKDVNHTFIISNLPSCLRPGYFAEKLYARPPKTMDELQERAAEFICMEEMRISQRNQQHEDDVGGKRRDNKQTFSDNDRGGGSRPKDLPRMPEFRHYTAINAPRAKILEEALSTELLLVRKLHSPKNADGGRHCQNHQNLGHTTDKKIIKVSTMKYRTTL
- the LOC108343934 gene encoding trihelix transcription factor DF1, with translation MQLGDSSVLEISSHSEPEMAVAAAAEGAAHGGEDDGGDDEMIGVDVDGNSVEGNEGNKMSFGGNRWPRQETLALLKIRSDMDAVFRDSSLKGPLWEEVSRKLAGLGYHRNAKKCKEKFENVYKYNKRTKENKSGKSHGKTYKFFDQLQALENHQFTISYPTKPQPTLATTNTLTLPARQSDHGNNNVISYVTPFPSTNPTHISPSPQTNTDTNTNTTTVSTTNPRDTSPPQTTTANNTNNDNVTYSLPNMNTPFSTTTTTSTSSSTASDEDLEERYRRKRKWKDYFRRLTRKVLLKQEEMQKKFLEAMDKRERERVAQQDNWRIQEMARINREHEILVQERSTAAAKDAAVIALLQKMYGQQNTTQHVQVQPPEQQNQTTLQSQLPTPMPNNNFEIKKLNNGHHSATSTSTVTTSPATSSSSRWPKAEVHALIRLRTSLDTKYQENGPKAPLWEDISIAMQRLGYNRSAKRCKEKWENINKYFKKMRDNNKERRENSKTCPYFHELDAIYKERSLSQNPFGVFQNMKPNEMMMMEPLMVQPEQQWRPPPQSLEEGIEKNSSDEYEEKEEENDGDDDDHVGVEEDEDGVEDEACETGTND